In Thermodesulfobacteriota bacterium, the following are encoded in one genomic region:
- a CDS encoding V-type ATP synthase subunit F, with product MTGLIIITRPGVSLGFRLGGFECREERGEDVSAVLEEVEREGRYGLVIMDEELKARVSKPLMRRINRKGLPVVVPVYIPEAWEERGEAESPAVRLIRRAIGYQIKIKR from the coding sequence ATGACTGGATTAATTATCATAACACGGCCCGGCGTCTCGCTCGGCTTCCGGCTCGGGGGGTTCGAGTGCCGGGAGGAGAGGGGAGAGGACGTCTCCGCCGTACTCGAAGAAGTGGAGAGGGAAGGGCGCTACGGGCTCGTCATAATGGACGAGGAGCTTAAGGCGCGGGTCTCAAAGCCGCTCATGCGGCGCATAAACAGGAAGGGGCTCCCGGTCGTCGTGCCCGTATACATACCCGAGGCCTGGGAGGAGAGGGGCGAGGCCGAGAGCCCTGCCGTCAGGCTCATAAGAAGGGCCATAGGCTACCAGATAAAGATTAAGAGATGA